The Actinomyces sp. oral taxon 414 genome has a segment encoding these proteins:
- a CDS encoding Fic family protein, translated as MAHEPPLVRTAEINALCMEIAELVGALGSASALSTSPVLHRELRITTIHSSLMIEGNTLSREAVTAILDGKRVLGPARQILEVDNARRAYRLMDDLDPLSPDDLLRAHGVMMRGLIDDAGRYRAGNTGVFKEGGLIHAGTPARYIPEVMTDLFAWMTSTDLHPLTASCVFHYEFEFIHPFSDGNGRTGRLWHTLLLSHWRPALAWLPIESVIRDRQEGYYEAIARSNARGSSETFVTFMLTVIRDALTPYATAPSTRNRREQVLLFLDANPRATIKALAEHLGCSRRTAERAVAALRDSGRLAREGSARAGTWRVIADGP; from the coding sequence ATGGCCCATGAGCCGCCGCTGGTGCGCACGGCCGAGATCAACGCACTGTGCATGGAGATCGCCGAGCTCGTCGGCGCACTCGGCTCCGCGTCCGCCCTGAGCACGAGTCCCGTGCTGCATCGCGAGCTGCGCATCACCACCATCCACTCCTCCCTCATGATCGAGGGGAACACGCTCTCGCGCGAGGCCGTCACGGCGATCCTCGACGGCAAGCGCGTCCTCGGCCCCGCCAGGCAGATCCTCGAGGTGGACAACGCCCGCCGCGCCTACCGGCTCATGGACGATCTGGACCCCCTCTCCCCCGACGACCTGCTGCGCGCCCACGGCGTCATGATGCGCGGACTCATCGATGACGCCGGGCGGTACCGCGCGGGGAACACGGGCGTCTTCAAAGAAGGAGGGCTCATCCACGCCGGCACACCGGCCCGCTACATCCCCGAGGTCATGACGGATCTGTTCGCCTGGATGACCTCGACCGATCTGCACCCGCTGACGGCCTCCTGCGTCTTCCACTACGAATTCGAGTTCATCCACCCCTTCTCGGATGGCAACGGCCGCACGGGGCGCCTGTGGCACACGCTGTTGCTGTCGCACTGGCGCCCGGCACTGGCGTGGTTGCCGATCGAGAGCGTGATCCGAGACCGTCAGGAAGGCTACTACGAGGCGATCGCCCGCTCGAACGCGCGGGGATCGAGCGAGACCTTCGTGACCTTCATGCTCACGGTCATCCGGGACGCGCTGACACCCTATGCGACGGCCCCCTCGACGCGAAATCGGCGAGAACAGGTCCTCCTGTTCCTCGACGCCAACCCGCGCGCGACGATCAAGGCCCTGGCCGAGCACCTGGGATGCTCGCGCAGGACGGCGGAGCGGGCGGTCGCCGCCCTGCGCGACTCGGGGCGCCTGGCGCGTGAGGGCAGCGCCCGCGCGGGGACGTGGCGCGTCATCGCCGACGGCCCCTGA
- a CDS encoding carboxymuconolactone decarboxylase family protein, whose product MADKQTAGRDRLGAIAPQFAALNDDVLFGEVWAREEQLSARDRSMITIAALFSAGLYPQLRAHLELGKAHGITREEAVEIVTQLAFYCGWPKAWSTFPMIAEIWGDDDGAGA is encoded by the coding sequence ATGGCTGACAAGCAGACCGCGGGGCGAGACCGCCTGGGCGCCATCGCCCCGCAGTTCGCCGCCCTCAACGACGACGTGCTCTTCGGCGAGGTCTGGGCGCGCGAGGAGCAGCTCAGCGCCCGCGACCGCTCGATGATCACCATCGCCGCCCTGTTCTCCGCGGGCCTGTACCCGCAGCTGCGCGCCCACCTCGAACTGGGCAAGGCGCACGGCATCACCAGGGAGGAGGCCGTGGAGATCGTCACTCAGCTCGCCTTCTACTGCGGCTGGCCCAAGGCCTGGAGCACCTTCCCCATGATCGCCGAGATCTGGGGCGACGACGACGGCGCCGGGGCTTGA
- a CDS encoding aldo/keto reductase has translation MRSFTMNNGLAIPALGYGVFQMSSAEVAEHLPEAIDAGYRHIDTANAYFNEVAVGRVVAGSPVAREDFFVTTKLFPQSYPYAQCGPDIDATLERLGMDYVDLLLFHQPYGEYVAGWRAMEEAVEAGRVRSIGLSNFSAAKVREILDVARIAPAVLQVEAHPYWNQHALKAELDGTGIVFEAWYPLGHGDRALLAEPALTEPAARYGKTAAQVVLRWHLQEGNVTFPKTLNAQHMADNIDVFDFALTEAEMARINALPQKPYYAVPDEPPAFTTRRMDYSQQA, from the coding sequence ATGCGGTCCTTCACCATGAACAACGGCCTTGCGATCCCGGCCCTGGGCTACGGCGTCTTCCAGATGTCCTCGGCCGAGGTCGCCGAGCACCTGCCCGAGGCGATCGACGCCGGGTACCGGCACATCGACACCGCCAACGCCTACTTCAACGAGGTCGCCGTCGGCCGGGTCGTGGCCGGCAGCCCGGTGGCGCGCGAGGACTTCTTCGTCACCACCAAGCTCTTCCCGCAGTCCTACCCCTACGCCCAGTGCGGGCCGGACATCGACGCCACCCTGGAGCGGCTGGGCATGGACTACGTCGACCTGCTGCTCTTCCACCAGCCCTACGGCGAGTACGTGGCCGGTTGGAGGGCCATGGAGGAGGCCGTCGAGGCCGGCAGGGTCCGCTCCATCGGCCTGTCCAACTTCTCCGCCGCCAAGGTCCGCGAGATCCTCGACGTCGCCCGCATCGCCCCGGCGGTCCTCCAGGTCGAGGCCCACCCCTACTGGAACCAGCACGCCCTCAAGGCCGAGCTGGACGGCACCGGCATCGTCTTCGAGGCCTGGTACCCGCTCGGCCACGGCGACAGGGCCCTGCTGGCCGAGCCCGCCCTGACCGAACCCGCCGCCAGGTACGGCAAGACCGCCGCCCAGGTCGTTCTGCGCTGGCACCTCCAGGAGGGCAACGTCACCTTCCCCAAGACGCTCAACGCGCAGCACATGGCGGACAACATCGACGTCTTCGACTTCGCCCTGACCGAGGCGGAGATGGCCCGCATCAACGCCCTGCCGCAGAAGCCCTACTACGCCGTGCCCGACGAGCCGCCGGCCTTCACCACCCGGCGCATGGACTACTCCCAGCAGGCCTGA